The Streptomyces vinaceus genome contains the following window.
CGGCGGCGACACGACCGTTTTCCCTTGCGGTACACCGCGGACCTCCGCGATCTCGGCATTGACCTTGGCTCCCGGCAGGACGCCGCCGATACCCGGCTTGGCGCCCTGGCTGATCTTCAACGACACGCACTTGACCTGTTCGTGCGCGGCCTTGGCGGCGAACTTCTTCTCGTCGAAGCCCCCTTCGTCGGTACGGCAGCCGAAGTAGCCGGTTCCGATCTCCCAGACGAGGTCCCCGCCGGGGCGCAGGTGGTACTCCGACAGCCCGCCCTCGCCGGTGTCGTGGGCGAAGCCGCCCGCGCGCGCACCGGAGTTGAGGGCGAGCACGGCATTGGCCGACAGCGAGCCGAAGCTCATCGCCGACACGTTGAGCAGGGACATGTCGTACGGGCGGGTGCAGTCGGGTCCGCCGATCCGTACCCGGGGCGGATCCGTGCGCACGGGCCGCGGCGCCATCGACGGCGTGAGGTACTCGCTGCCGGGCCGGTACAGGTCGAGCTCGGTACCGAACGGCTCCTCGGCGTCGGTCCCCTTGGCCCGCTCGTAGACGATGCTGCGGGTGTCCCGGTCGAAGGGACGGCCGTCGAAGTTGCGCTCGATGAAGTACTGCTGGATCTCCGGCCGCAGGGCCTCCAGGGCGAAGCGGAAGTGCCCGAGCACCGGGTAGTTGCGCAGGACCGAGTGCCGACGCTGTACGAGATCGTGTACGGCCACCAGCGTGAGCAGGACCAACGGGACGGCCAGGGCCAGGAACCAGGGGGTGGACAGGGCGGCGGCGGCCGACGCGCAAGCGGCGAGCAGGGCGAGCAGGATCACGAGAGGTATCTTCAGCACCCCGTGCTTCTGTCCCGAACTCCTCCCGACATCCGTCCGGGTTCAGATCGTGACGCCCGTCTCGTCGGCCAGCGCTCGCAGCAGGCGTTCCTGGAACTCCTGGTCGTGGACGGCTCGATGCGGCGGCCGCAACTGGCGGTGGTACCAGTACCCGCCGCTCGTCAGGGCCTGGTCGTCCTCGCTCGTCGCCAGCCACTCCTGTGTCCTGTGGCCGAGTTCGAGATCGTCCGGGGCGTGCGGCCCGCCCATCCTCGTCGGCACCCAGCCCGGATCCACGGCGTTGCTCGACACCCCCGGGCGCAGGCGGGCCACGGCCGCCGCGAGCGCGGTGACGAACAGCTTGCTGTCCGCGTACGAGCCCGCGTGCTCGCCCCGCCAGTCGATGCCGGCGAGCGAGGGGTGGGGGTGGCCGTCGTAATGGGAGCCGCTGCTCAGGTACACCAGGCGGCGGGGTCGGGGCAGCAGGGCCGTGAGCAGGTACGGCGCGACGACGTTGACCGGCATGACCGCCGGGCCGTTCCACACCCCCGCGTTGTGGATGACCGCGTCGAGCGGCTCGGTGTCGTTCAGCTCGTCGGCGATGCGCCGTACGGCGTCGCGGTCCGTGAAATCACCCACCACCACGCCCGCTCCCCGTTCCAGCAGCGGGGTGAGGGCTGCCGCACGCTCCGGATTGCGGGCGTGCACCACCACCTCGTGGCCCGCGGACAGCAGGGACTGCGCCGCGGCCCGTCCCAGGCCGTCCGCGGAACCCGTCACCAGGATGCGGCTGGTCGTGTGCTTCACGGGTCTCCTCGTCGAGGCGGGACGTGTCACCAGTCGCCGGTCACCGGTCGCCGGGCGCGACGTCGTGCCGATGCGCCGTGGCCCGCATCCTGGCACGAGCCGGCGCACCGTGCGCCGCGCCGAGCGGGGAGTCGACGCGGGTCTGCCCGAAGGGCGTACGCGGGGTGGGTTCATGTGGCGGGGTAGGCTCCGACGGCCTGCCGGTAGGCCACGTGCCCGCCCAGTGCACCGCTGACGGCGACGGCGGCGAGGCCGCCGAGCGACCACAGGCGGCCCTTCGCCGAACGGCCCTGCAGCCGCGACGCCAGTGACGCGGCGTAGCAGACCACCGCGGCCGCGTTGGAGGCCGCATGGGCCAGCCCGACCCGGGCCTGCTCGGGAGGGAGGTCCGCCCAGTCCGCCCAGCCGGCCATCGCCGCCGGGGCGATGCCGGCGAGGCCGACTGCGGTGAGGGTCGTCGTCGCACCCCGATTGCCGGGTACGACGTCCAATACGGCGGCCGACAGCCAGCATCCGATGGGTACCTGGACCAGCACCGGATGCACCGGGTGGCCCAGCGGCCTGCCGCGCAGCAGATCGCGCACCACACCGAGGGGGAGTGAGCGGATCCCCCGCTGGAGCGCCTTGATGGCAGGGTCCGCCACCGTCGTCCGCTCCAGCCGGTCCAAGGCCGTCAGCCACCATGTCGAGGCCGTGTCGATGACTGCGCTCTGCCCGGCTGTGGCCGAGTCGTCGAGGGTGTATGAGGTCATACACGACGCCTACCCGGTGTCGCGTCGTGATCCCGCCCCGGCTTCGAGTGCACCCGAACGACTGGCCTGCCAATGGGGGAGCCGCCCCGGGGCCGCGCTCACAAGGCGGTGGGGAACCGGTCCCAGGCCCGATGTCCGCCGAGCGCCGTCTTCAGCGCTTCCACGACCGCGCCGGCGCTCGTGGCGACGACGATCCCCGGTTCGTCTGCCGTGATGCCCGCGGTTTCGAGGAGCCGGTCCGCGCCGTTCCAGCCTCCGACGGCCTTGCCGTGACGGTACGCCTCGGTGAGGAGCAGCAGGACGCGCGGGTCGGGGGCTTCCGGCGGCCGGGCGGTGCCGGCCTTGGCGTCGCGGGCGCCGTACGCGTCCGCGCCGGCCTGCGGTACACCGGCCAGCAGGAGGGCGTCGAATTCGACGGAGCGGGCGGTGGCGAAGGTCCGCTGCACGGCGATGGGTTCACCGTCGGGGTCGAGGGCGCCGCCGGTCGGGGCGATGACGAGGGGTACCATGCCGGCGTCCAGGACGGCCTGCCGGGCGGTGCGTACGCCGTCCAGGTCGGATGCCGGGTCGGCGATGACGCCGACGACGCGGCCGTCGGTCGGCCAGGTCCCTCCCATCTGGGAGAGGGCGGGGCTGGGTTCGGCCGCGACGAGCGGCACCGTGGCGGCGGGGACCGGCAGTCCCAGGCCCGTGGCGACCTGTTCGCACAGCTGCGGATCGATGTTCGCCAGTACCTGCAGGGTGCGTTCCTTGATCGCCTGCTCGTAGCAGTGGCTCAGTTCGAAGGTGTAGGCGGCGATGATGTGCTCGCGCTCGGGCTCGGTCATGCTCAGCCAGAAGAGGCGGGGTTGGGTGAAGTGGTCCGAGAAGGAGGCGGGCGCCTCACGGACCTTGCTCGCCGCCGGTACCTCCACGGGGGTTTCGACGAAGGCGGCCGCATCGGCTCCGGCGAGGAACGGGCAGCCGCCGTCGAGGCTGTTGGGCCGGTAGGGGGCCACGCCGGTGTGGACGGCGCTCTGGTGCATGCCGTCGCGGAGCATGTCGTTGACGGGGGCGTGCGGCCGGTTGATCGGGATCTGGCCGAAGTTCGGGCCGCCGAGCCGGCTGATCTGGGTGTCGAGGTAGGAGAAGAGCCGGCCGGCGAGCAGCGGATCGTCGGTGACGTCGATGCCGGGGACCAGATGGCCCGGGTGGAAGGCGACCTGCTCGGTCTCGGCGAAGTAGTTCCTGGTGTTGGCGTTGAGGGTCATCAGCCCGATGGGCTGAACGGGTGCGAGCTCCTCCGGGACGATCTTCGTCGGGTCGAGGAGGTCGATGCCCTCGAACGTCTGCTCGGGGGTGTCGGGGAAGACCTGGATGCCGAGTTCCCACTGGGGGAAGGCGCCGGACTCGATGGCGTCGAAGAGGTCGCGGCGGTGGAAATCGGGGTCCATCCCGTTGATCAGCTGGGCTTCCTCCCAGACCAGGGAGTGCACGCCGAGCCTCGGCTTCCAGTGGAACTTGACCAGTACGCTCTCGTCGGCGGTGTTGACCAGCCGGAAGGTGTGGACTCCGAATCCCTCCATCATCCGAAACGACCTCGGGATGGCGCGGTCGGACATGTTCCAGAGCGTGTGGTGCGTGGCTTCGGTGTGCAGGGACACGAAGTCCCAGAACGTGTCGTGCGCGCTCTGCGCCTGCGGGATCTCGCGGTCCGGATGCGGCTTGCCGGCGTGGATGACGTCGGGGAACTTGACGGCGTCCTGGATGAAGAACACCGGGATGTTGTTGCCGACGAGGTCGAAGGTGCCCTCGTCGGTGTAGAACTTCGTCGCGAAGCCACGCGTGTCGCGCACGGTGTCGGCCGAACCGCGCGAGCCGAGCACGGTGGAGAACCGTACGAACACGGGCGTCTCCACGTCCTTGGCGAGGAACGCGGCCTTGCACACCTCGGCGGCGGTTCCGTAGCCCCGGAAGACGCCGTGCGCGGCGGCGCCGCGGGCGTGGACCACCCGCTCCGGGATCCGCTCGTGGTCGAAGTGGGTGATCTTCTCGCGCAGGTGATGGTCCTGGAGCAGCACCGGGCCGCGCGCTCCGACCTTCAAGGAGTGGTCGGAGTCGGGCAGACGCGTGCCCTGGGCCGTCGTCAGGTAGGCGCCGCTCTGCGCCACGCGTGCCTGGTCCGCTCCCGTGGCCTGTCCGGTGGGGCCCACCGTCTCGGGGCCGTTCTGGTCGGGCTTCGGGGGAAGGGGCCCGGTGGGCTCGGTCGGCTCGGCGAGCTGCGGTGACTGCGGGCCGGGCTTGCCCGGCAAGTCGTTCCCGGCGGTGTCGCTCGATGCCTGCTGCTTCGTCATCGTCGTTCTCCTTCCCGTTGCCCATGTCCGGTCGCGACAGCGCGGAGCGGGGTGTGAGTGTTGGGGTCCATGATGTCCGGCTACCCGCACACCTCTCTTTGATGTCGCGGGGTGATGCGATTCCTCCCCTTTGGTTCGGTCCGTTCGGCGCAACACGATGGCGCGCGCCGTACGGGCATGAGTGGCCGCGATGCGGAAAGCCGAGGGGTGTGACACCTCCTACGAAGCGTGGCCAAGGCGACGACCGTGATCATGGCAACACCGGGCGGGACGCCACGGCGGGCCCGAGCGACCTGGTCGAGGCGCGGGCGCCGGACCGGCCCTCCGACCTGCCCGCACGGTCCTGGCGGGCGGTACTGCGCGGCACGGCCGAGGAGTTCCGCAACGACGAACTGGCCGATCGCGCCGCGGCCCTGACCTACTACGGGGTGCTGGCGATCTTCCCCGCCCTCCTGGTCCTCGTCTCCCTGCTCGGCCTGGCCGGCGAGTCGACGACCCGGCGCCTGTTGGACAGCGTGCGGCCGCTGACTCCCGGCTCCGCGCGGGACGTGATCACGAACGCGGTCGAGCAGCTCCAGGGCCGCAGCGGCATCGGGTCACTGATGGCGGTCGTCGGTCTCCTCGTGGCGCTGTGGTCCGCCTCCGGCTACGTCGCCGCGTTCATCCGCTCCGCGAACGCCGTCTACGACATACCCGAGGGCCGCCCGGTGTGGAAGGTGCTGCCGCTGCGCCTGGCGCTCACGGTGACGCTGATGGTGCTCGCGTGCGGCAGTGCGCTGATCGTGGTGTTCACCGGAGGACTCGCCCGGCAGGCGGGCACCGTCCTGGGCGTCGGCGACAGCGTGCTCACCGTGTGGTCGATCGCGAAATGGCCGGTCCTGGTGCTCCTCGTCACGATCATGATCGCGCTGCTGTACTGGGCGGCGCCGAACGCCAAGGGCCGCGGATTCAGGTGGGTCACGCCCGGCAGCGTCCTGGCTCTGGTGATCTGGATGGCCGCCTCGGCCGGGTTCGCGTTCTACGTCGCGAACTTCGCCTCCTACAACAAGACGTACGGGACCGTAGCGGGTGTCATCGTGTTCCTGGTCTGGCTGTGGATCACCAATCTCGCGATCCTCCTCGGGCTGGAGTTCGACGCGGAACTGGCGCGCCGGCGTGCGGTGGCGGGCGGGCTGCCCGAAAATGCGGAACCGTATGTCCGGCCCCGTGAAACCACCGCCTGGAACGAAGAGGACCGCCGCCGTATGGAGCGGTGACCCGGGCAGGATCGCGCCGCCTGAGCAGAACCGTCCGTTCGCCGTCGGAATTCCGGGCGGAGATGTCCCGTAAATAAGCTCGCGGATTACGG
Protein-coding sequences here:
- a CDS encoding FMN-binding glutamate synthase family protein, producing MLKIPLVILLALLAACASAAAALSTPWFLALAVPLVLLTLVAVHDLVQRRHSVLRNYPVLGHFRFALEALRPEIQQYFIERNFDGRPFDRDTRSIVYERAKGTDAEEPFGTELDLYRPGSEYLTPSMAPRPVRTDPPRVRIGGPDCTRPYDMSLLNVSAMSFGSLSANAVLALNSGARAGGFAHDTGEGGLSEYHLRPGGDLVWEIGTGYFGCRTDEGGFDEKKFAAKAAHEQVKCVSLKISQGAKPGIGGVLPGAKVNAEIAEVRGVPQGKTVVSPPFHRVYSTPRELVRFLARMRELADGKPVGFKLCVGSRREFLAVCKAMLEEGTTPDFIIVDGAEGGTGAAPLEFADHIGMPLGEGLMTVHNALVGAGLRERIRIGASGKVATGSDLVKRLLQGADYTNAARAMMFAVGCIQAQRCHTNTCPVGVATQDERRARALDVGDKAQRVQRFQEATVKSALQIMAAMGVDEPSGLRPHQLVQRVDPHTVRSYAELHEWLTPGQLLASAPEGWASDWRAADPDRFTH
- a CDS encoding SDR family NAD(P)-dependent oxidoreductase: MKHTTSRILVTGSADGLGRAAAQSLLSAGHEVVVHARNPERAAALTPLLERGAGVVVGDFTDRDAVRRIADELNDTEPLDAVIHNAGVWNGPAVMPVNVVAPYLLTALLPRPRRLVYLSSGSHYDGHPHPSLAGIDWRGEHAGSYADSKLFVTALAAAVARLRPGVSSNAVDPGWVPTRMGGPHAPDDLELGHRTQEWLATSEDDQALTSGGYWYHRQLRPPHRAVHDQEFQERLLRALADETGVTI
- a CDS encoding DUF2231 domain-containing protein, producing the protein MTSYTLDDSATAGQSAVIDTASTWWLTALDRLERTTVADPAIKALQRGIRSLPLGVVRDLLRGRPLGHPVHPVLVQVPIGCWLSAAVLDVVPGNRGATTTLTAVGLAGIAPAAMAGWADWADLPPEQARVGLAHAASNAAAVVCYAASLASRLQGRSAKGRLWSLGGLAAVAVSGALGGHVAYRQAVGAYPAT
- a CDS encoding catalase, with protein sequence MTKQQASSDTAGNDLPGKPGPQSPQLAEPTEPTGPLPPKPDQNGPETVGPTGQATGADQARVAQSGAYLTTAQGTRLPDSDHSLKVGARGPVLLQDHHLREKITHFDHERIPERVVHARGAAAHGVFRGYGTAAEVCKAAFLAKDVETPVFVRFSTVLGSRGSADTVRDTRGFATKFYTDEGTFDLVGNNIPVFFIQDAVKFPDVIHAGKPHPDREIPQAQSAHDTFWDFVSLHTEATHHTLWNMSDRAIPRSFRMMEGFGVHTFRLVNTADESVLVKFHWKPRLGVHSLVWEEAQLINGMDPDFHRRDLFDAIESGAFPQWELGIQVFPDTPEQTFEGIDLLDPTKIVPEELAPVQPIGLMTLNANTRNYFAETEQVAFHPGHLVPGIDVTDDPLLAGRLFSYLDTQISRLGGPNFGQIPINRPHAPVNDMLRDGMHQSAVHTGVAPYRPNSLDGGCPFLAGADAAAFVETPVEVPAASKVREAPASFSDHFTQPRLFWLSMTEPEREHIIAAYTFELSHCYEQAIKERTLQVLANIDPQLCEQVATGLGLPVPAATVPLVAAEPSPALSQMGGTWPTDGRVVGVIADPASDLDGVRTARQAVLDAGMVPLVIAPTGGALDPDGEPIAVQRTFATARSVEFDALLLAGVPQAGADAYGARDAKAGTARPPEAPDPRVLLLLTEAYRHGKAVGGWNGADRLLETAGITADEPGIVVATSAGAVVEALKTALGGHRAWDRFPTAL
- a CDS encoding YihY/virulence factor BrkB family protein, which gives rise to MTPPTKRGQGDDRDHGNTGRDATAGPSDLVEARAPDRPSDLPARSWRAVLRGTAEEFRNDELADRAAALTYYGVLAIFPALLVLVSLLGLAGESTTRRLLDSVRPLTPGSARDVITNAVEQLQGRSGIGSLMAVVGLLVALWSASGYVAAFIRSANAVYDIPEGRPVWKVLPLRLALTVTLMVLACGSALIVVFTGGLARQAGTVLGVGDSVLTVWSIAKWPVLVLLVTIMIALLYWAAPNAKGRGFRWVTPGSVLALVIWMAASAGFAFYVANFASYNKTYGTVAGVIVFLVWLWITNLAILLGLEFDAELARRRAVAGGLPENAEPYVRPRETTAWNEEDRRRMER